A region of Kribbella sp. NBC_01245 DNA encodes the following proteins:
- a CDS encoding ABC transporter substrate-binding protein, with translation MTGSQRGLSRRRFLAASAATAGGALVVGCSPTSSTKTPAAGTSAGKTTLTVMSQAGEFGPKEAKAASAALGHTVKTVEYDLTKLTAMLASGNPPDLVRGMGATDTPYLAAREVAENLDPYFASSTLIKADDIDPVNDVWRYDGEKQGAGPRYGMAKDYSQDAMLWYHGGLFDAAKVAHPSTTTPLLYDDLLEDAKRLTKRQGAKISVYGMNATGLGMFLTLLNLTASAGGKLLSDDLASVDFSSPEALRALTWYLDYAKAGIGPTVLNPDPNGWDGPTFQAGRMAITTSGYWFGGLLSTDPKNAKVARLAPAPQFGTDRRISPCFGATGLWMPKAGKNKDAAWQLMEWFLAGEPAKARASGGWGIPPLKSLQKLMPQTQPYQKEAYAVQVAEQKHLSVISFTPYVRLQALDASINRELPKAIKGTVSAGQLADALNGELNKQLADGKKRLR, from the coding sequence ATGACAGGTTCGCAACGAGGACTCTCACGTCGCCGGTTCCTTGCCGCTTCGGCGGCGACGGCAGGCGGTGCACTGGTGGTGGGCTGTTCGCCGACCTCCTCGACGAAAACCCCGGCGGCCGGAACGTCTGCTGGTAAGACCACGCTCACCGTGATGTCCCAGGCGGGTGAGTTCGGTCCGAAGGAGGCGAAGGCGGCCAGCGCGGCGCTCGGCCACACCGTGAAGACCGTCGAGTACGACCTCACCAAGCTGACGGCGATGCTTGCCAGCGGCAACCCGCCGGACCTGGTCCGCGGCATGGGTGCGACCGACACGCCGTACCTCGCCGCCCGCGAGGTCGCCGAGAACCTCGATCCGTACTTCGCCAGCAGCACGCTGATCAAGGCGGACGACATCGACCCGGTTAACGACGTCTGGCGGTACGACGGCGAGAAGCAGGGCGCGGGTCCGCGGTATGGGATGGCGAAGGACTACTCGCAGGACGCCATGCTCTGGTACCACGGCGGACTGTTCGATGCCGCCAAGGTGGCCCACCCGAGCACGACGACTCCACTGCTGTACGACGACCTGCTCGAGGACGCCAAGCGGCTGACCAAACGGCAGGGCGCGAAGATCAGCGTCTACGGCATGAACGCGACCGGGCTCGGCATGTTCCTGACTCTTCTCAACCTGACGGCATCGGCGGGCGGCAAGCTGTTGTCCGACGACCTCGCGTCGGTCGATTTCAGCAGCCCGGAGGCGTTGCGCGCACTCACCTGGTATCTGGACTATGCGAAGGCCGGGATCGGGCCGACGGTGCTCAACCCGGACCCGAACGGCTGGGACGGGCCTACCTTCCAGGCCGGCCGGATGGCGATCACGACCAGCGGCTACTGGTTCGGCGGGTTGCTCTCGACCGACCCCAAGAACGCGAAGGTCGCGCGGCTCGCCCCGGCGCCGCAGTTCGGCACCGACCGGCGAATCAGCCCCTGCTTCGGTGCCACCGGATTGTGGATGCCGAAGGCCGGCAAGAACAAGGACGCCGCCTGGCAGTTGATGGAGTGGTTCCTCGCCGGAGAGCCGGCCAAGGCGCGCGCCAGTGGCGGCTGGGGCATTCCGCCGCTGAAGTCGTTGCAGAAGCTGATGCCACAGACGCAGCCGTACCAGAAAGAGGCGTACGCGGTGCAGGTGGCTGAGCAGAAGCACCTCTCGGTCATCTCGTTCACGCCGTACGTGCGGCTCCAGGCCCTAGATGCCAGCATCAACCGTGAGTTGCCTAAGGCAATCAAAGGAACCGTCTCGGCGGGACAGCTGGCGGATGCTCTCAACGGCGAGCTCAACAAGCAGCTCGCCGACGGGAAGAAGCGGTTGCGGTGA
- a CDS encoding carbohydrate ABC transporter permease: MSRSYRYAVYIILAAVVLVLLSPIVWLAITSLKSPAEMASFPPTWVPAEPRPDNYVEAVRSVDFLGATRNSLTIAAISTILTTLSSAWVGFGFARLNAPGKKQLFGVLLATMMLPSIVTLVPMYLLFAKVHMVNTFWPWVLWGLAGSPFLIFLFRQFFAGLPREMEEAAVIDGCGYVGIFWRIFLPQSWPVIAASVILSFTAAWGDFVGPALLLSQDSTTLAVAMASGYVNAQGLPLNNLIAAGAVMYVLPVLVLFMFMQRRFVSGFSTAGLK, encoded by the coding sequence ATGAGCCGCTCCTATCGCTATGCCGTGTACATCATCCTGGCCGCGGTCGTGCTGGTCCTGCTGAGTCCGATCGTCTGGCTGGCGATCACGTCACTGAAGTCACCCGCCGAGATGGCGTCGTTCCCGCCCACCTGGGTACCGGCCGAGCCGCGACCGGACAACTACGTCGAGGCAGTCCGGAGCGTCGACTTCCTCGGCGCCACCCGGAACTCCCTGACGATCGCGGCGATCAGCACCATCCTCACCACGCTGAGCTCGGCCTGGGTCGGGTTCGGGTTCGCCCGGCTCAACGCGCCCGGAAAGAAGCAGCTCTTCGGCGTACTGCTCGCGACCATGATGCTGCCGAGCATCGTCACGCTGGTGCCGATGTACCTGCTCTTCGCCAAGGTCCACATGGTCAACACGTTCTGGCCGTGGGTGCTCTGGGGTCTGGCCGGCAGCCCGTTCCTGATCTTCCTGTTCCGCCAGTTCTTCGCCGGCCTGCCGCGCGAGATGGAGGAGGCCGCGGTCATCGACGGATGCGGCTACGTTGGGATCTTCTGGCGCATCTTCCTGCCGCAGTCCTGGCCGGTGATCGCCGCCAGTGTGATCCTGTCGTTCACTGCGGCCTGGGGCGATTTCGTTGGACCCGCGCTGTTGCTCAGTCAGGACAGCACCACCCTCGCTGTGGCGATGGCGAGCGGGTACGTCAATGCGCAGGGGCTTCCGCTCAACAACCTGATCGCGGCCGGCGCGGTGATGTACGTCTTGCCCGTACTCGTTCTGTTCATGTTCATGCAGCGCCGGTTCGTCAGCGGCTTCTCCACCGCCGGACTGAAATAG
- the smpB gene encoding SsrA-binding protein SmpB has product MKKPEANPVIARNRKAAHDYQLGESWEAGIVLQGAEVKALRAGRASLVGGFAVVENREIWLHGVHIPQYSQSRWFDGGSRRKRKLLLHRAQIDKIERKVNESGLTIVPVTLYFKDGRAKVEIALARGKKTWDKRHALAEREATRETERAISRRRKGRPD; this is encoded by the coding sequence GTGAAGAAGCCCGAGGCCAACCCCGTAATCGCGCGTAACCGCAAGGCCGCCCACGACTACCAGCTGGGCGAGTCCTGGGAGGCGGGGATCGTGCTGCAGGGTGCGGAGGTGAAGGCGCTCCGTGCCGGGCGGGCGTCCTTGGTCGGCGGCTTCGCCGTTGTCGAGAACCGGGAGATCTGGCTGCACGGCGTGCACATCCCGCAGTACTCCCAGTCCCGCTGGTTTGACGGCGGCTCACGCCGCAAGCGGAAGCTGCTGCTACATCGTGCCCAGATCGACAAGATCGAGCGCAAGGTCAACGAGAGCGGGCTGACGATCGTCCCGGTGACCCTCTACTTCAAGGACGGTCGCGCGAAGGTGGAGATCGCCCTGGCCCGCGGCAAGAAGACCTGGGACAAGCGGCACGCGCTCGCCGAGCGCGAGGCGACCCGGGAGACCGAGCGTGCGATCAGCCGTCGGCGGAAGGGCCGCCCGGACTGA
- a CDS encoding ROK family transcriptional regulator encodes MTAKDTGSLRALRRTNSERLLSALMEHRTLHRAELARICGVSRTTVSTIVGELLIGGVVIESADDAAADSGADGRARGFLQANPAAGAAAGLDFTLERIWGHVTDLAGTTLASDGVTIARDTPWQERLTAGLTLLDGLLASAAQNREALFGIAIGVPGPIDRQTGVVGPSLPGQAWAGVNVSAEFGKHFAVPVLVENNTRLEAVAEFTWGAGRGARDVLYLGLSTGIGSGLLVDGQLHHGGARGGGGEVGHISADTSGPACPCGNRGCLIQHASVPAVLAALRPVLGEEAGIEDVLEAAKSEQADTLRVLRDAGEVVGRVLANICNLLNPERIIIGGELARAGDVLLEPIRATLRRSAMALTRDVDVVAAELDLGARAGASGAAALVLRQTDQLVSALLAGATSRSSEAV; translated from the coding sequence ATGACGGCGAAGGACACGGGTTCCCTCAGAGCGCTTCGGCGTACCAACTCCGAGCGCCTGTTGTCGGCCCTGATGGAGCACCGCACGCTGCACCGCGCCGAGCTCGCGCGCATCTGCGGCGTATCGCGCACCACCGTGTCGACGATCGTCGGCGAGTTGCTCATCGGCGGTGTCGTGATCGAGTCGGCCGACGATGCCGCCGCCGACAGTGGCGCGGACGGACGAGCGCGTGGCTTCCTGCAGGCCAACCCGGCGGCGGGTGCCGCGGCAGGGCTCGACTTCACCCTCGAGCGCATCTGGGGCCACGTCACCGACCTCGCCGGTACGACGCTGGCGAGCGACGGAGTGACGATCGCCCGCGATACTCCGTGGCAAGAGCGACTCACCGCCGGGCTGACCCTGCTCGACGGGCTGCTCGCCTCCGCCGCGCAGAATCGCGAGGCACTGTTCGGTATCGCGATCGGCGTACCGGGTCCGATCGACCGGCAGACGGGTGTTGTCGGGCCGTCGTTGCCCGGCCAGGCGTGGGCCGGGGTCAACGTCTCTGCCGAGTTCGGCAAGCACTTCGCCGTGCCTGTGCTGGTCGAGAACAACACCAGGCTGGAGGCGGTCGCCGAGTTCACCTGGGGCGCGGGCCGCGGTGCGCGCGACGTGCTCTACCTCGGGTTGTCGACCGGCATCGGCTCCGGACTGCTCGTCGACGGACAACTTCACCACGGCGGTGCCCGCGGCGGTGGCGGCGAGGTCGGCCACATCTCCGCGGACACCTCGGGCCCCGCCTGCCCGTGCGGAAACCGCGGCTGCCTGATCCAGCACGCGTCCGTCCCTGCGGTCTTGGCCGCACTCAGACCGGTGCTCGGCGAGGAAGCCGGCATCGAGGATGTGCTGGAGGCCGCCAAGAGCGAGCAGGCCGACACCTTGCGCGTGCTCCGCGACGCGGGCGAGGTCGTCGGCCGGGTGCTCGCCAACATCTGCAACCTGCTCAACCCGGAGCGGATCATCATCGGTGGCGAGCTCGCCCGCGCGGGCGACGTACTGCTGGAGCCGATCCGCGCCACCCTTCGTCGCTCCGCGATGGCGCTCACCCGCGATGTCGACGTGGTCGCCGCGGAGCTGGATCTGGGCGCCCGGGCGGGAGCATCGGGCGCCGCCGCTCTGGTGCTGCGACAGACCGACCAACTCGTCAGCGCACTATTGGCCGGTGCCACCTCTCGATCGAGTGAGGCCGTATGA
- a CDS encoding nucleotidyltransferase domain-containing protein, translated as MGDVRESVYGAMAELPEHRRVLGAVLEFFRPRAVGAFVSGSVARGGMDGESDLDIGIVLPDAAVRDAVWGERWDWAIAPWFHRFDADHVKPYFVIYLYEPRIKADISLYTPDELPDGEGGPYGVAWDDDGRLDDWAPSAVPAERAVDWSPAVHEEERFWAWIVYCLQHVRRGEYYSIAADFDSLRDIVEQWHARLAGHHAFPARRTETLFDTTELAQLFPTPDRADLKRALLKLIDLHDHQRAQLNLPWRTTDIARAQIRHWVTEL; from the coding sequence ATGGGTGATGTGCGGGAGAGCGTGTACGGGGCGATGGCGGAGTTGCCGGAGCATCGGCGGGTGTTGGGGGCCGTGCTCGAGTTCTTTCGGCCGCGTGCGGTTGGCGCGTTTGTCAGTGGATCGGTCGCGCGGGGTGGGATGGACGGGGAGTCCGATCTCGATATCGGCATCGTGCTTCCCGACGCAGCCGTCCGCGACGCGGTTTGGGGCGAGCGGTGGGATTGGGCGATCGCGCCGTGGTTTCACCGGTTCGACGCCGACCATGTGAAGCCGTACTTCGTGATCTACCTCTACGAGCCGCGGATCAAGGCCGACATCTCGCTCTATACGCCGGACGAGCTGCCCGATGGCGAGGGCGGGCCGTACGGGGTCGCGTGGGACGACGACGGGCGCTTGGACGACTGGGCTCCGTCCGCCGTACCGGCTGAACGGGCTGTCGACTGGTCGCCGGCGGTGCACGAGGAGGAGCGGTTCTGGGCGTGGATCGTCTACTGCCTTCAGCACGTACGGCGCGGTGAGTACTACTCGATCGCAGCGGACTTCGACAGTTTGCGCGACATCGTCGAGCAGTGGCACGCGCGCCTCGCCGGCCATCACGCCTTCCCGGCACGCCGTACCGAGACGCTGTTCGACACCACCGAGCTGGCCCAGCTGTTCCCCACACCGGATCGCGCCGACCTCAAACGCGCGCTGCTCAAGCTGATCGACCTCCACGACCACCAGCGCGCACAGCTCAACCTTCCCTGGCGCACCACCGACATCGCCCGCGCGCAGATCCGCCACTGGGTAACCGAACTCTGA
- a CDS encoding NAD-dependent epimerase/dehydratase family protein — protein MDALRNDRESLVVITGGLGRVATVLRPHLRAHHRLRLVDRAASAEPAPIEPGIDVHQADIGDPDAAYRAFDGADAIVHLAGDSNPWHGWDEVYAANVPPTETVLAAAAERGVPKVVLASSLHAVGEYNRPEYWPVSPQLEPRPCCPYGVTKVEVEALGRSHAERTGASVTCLRLGLTGWPLTERRYLGMWLSNDDAGRLFLAALRTPEPYGVHFGVSANTRNNWDTTSAQEALGYRPRDDSEIFAGSAGPPSGPVCRIFDDSETSGCEERP, from the coding sequence ATGGACGCACTGCGAAACGACCGAGAGTCGCTGGTGGTGATCACCGGCGGACTAGGCCGCGTGGCCACCGTGCTGCGCCCCCACCTGCGGGCGCACCACCGGCTGCGACTCGTCGATCGGGCCGCGTCGGCCGAACCGGCACCGATCGAGCCAGGGATCGACGTCCACCAGGCCGACATCGGCGATCCGGATGCGGCGTACCGGGCGTTCGATGGAGCGGACGCGATCGTGCACTTGGCCGGGGACAGCAACCCCTGGCACGGCTGGGACGAGGTGTACGCCGCGAACGTGCCGCCGACCGAGACGGTGCTGGCAGCGGCCGCCGAGCGAGGCGTACCCAAGGTGGTGCTGGCCAGTTCGCTGCACGCCGTCGGCGAGTACAACCGTCCGGAGTACTGGCCGGTGAGCCCACAGCTGGAGCCCCGGCCTTGCTGTCCGTACGGCGTCACCAAGGTCGAGGTCGAGGCGCTCGGCCGGTCTCACGCGGAGCGCACCGGCGCTTCGGTCACCTGTCTGCGACTGGGCCTGACCGGCTGGCCGCTGACGGAACGGCGATACCTCGGGATGTGGCTGTCGAACGATGACGCGGGCCGGCTCTTCCTCGCGGCGCTTCGCACCCCGGAGCCGTACGGCGTGCACTTCGGCGTCTCGGCCAACACACGGAACAACTGGGACACAACGTCCGCCCAGGAAGCCCTCGGCTACCGGCCGCGGGACGACAGCGAGATCTTTGCCGGCTCGGCCGGGCCACCCTCCGGTCCGGTGTGCCGGATCTTCGACGACTCAGAGACTTCAGGATGTGAGGAAAGACCATGA
- a CDS encoding dihydrofolate reductase family protein, whose product MGKVIVNITITADGYSAGANQTEKRPFGDDGGDGWGDRLHSWMFENADENRAEIDQMTIAKAYVMGRNMFGPVRGEWDRQWNGWWGDNPPYHTPVFVLTHYPRDPQPMDGDTTYHFVTDGIESAVAQAREAAGDGDVTILGGATTINQGLAAGLIDELRLHIVPLTLGAGTRLFDGVPPLNLEQVESKTASSVTHVTYRVLS is encoded by the coding sequence ATGGGCAAGGTCATCGTCAACATCACCATCACGGCCGACGGGTATTCGGCTGGGGCCAACCAGACCGAGAAGCGCCCGTTCGGCGACGACGGCGGCGACGGCTGGGGAGACCGGCTGCACTCCTGGATGTTCGAGAACGCCGACGAGAACCGGGCCGAGATCGACCAGATGACGATTGCGAAGGCGTACGTCATGGGGCGGAACATGTTCGGCCCGGTGCGTGGCGAGTGGGATCGGCAGTGGAACGGCTGGTGGGGTGACAATCCGCCGTACCACACCCCGGTCTTCGTGCTCACCCATTACCCGCGCGACCCGCAGCCGATGGACGGCGATACGACGTACCACTTCGTCACCGACGGAATCGAGTCGGCGGTGGCCCAGGCGCGGGAGGCGGCCGGGGATGGCGACGTCACGATCCTTGGCGGCGCGACCACCATCAACCAGGGTCTCGCGGCCGGCCTGATCGACGAGCTGCGGCTGCACATCGTGCCGCTCACGCTCGGCGCCGGCACCCGGCTCTTCGACGGTGTCCCGCCGCTGAACCTCGAGCAGGTGGAGTCGAAGACTGCGAGCTCGGTCACGCACGTGACGTATCGCGTCCTGTCCTGA
- a CDS encoding response regulator transcription factor — protein sequence MTALLRRRKSPLEALTEREREVLELIARGDGNREIATALRVTEAAVHKHVRNIFQKLGLLADDTRHRRVVAALTYLNQQ from the coding sequence GTGACGGCGCTTCTTCGGCGACGCAAAAGCCCTTTGGAGGCGCTGACCGAGCGCGAGCGGGAAGTGCTCGAGCTGATCGCCCGCGGAGACGGCAACCGTGAGATCGCCACCGCCCTGCGCGTGACCGAGGCGGCAGTGCACAAACACGTACGAAACATCTTCCAGAAGCTAGGCCTCCTCGCCGACGACACCCGCCACCGCCGAGTTGTCGCCGCCCTCACCTACCTCAACCAGCAATAG
- a CDS encoding alpha-N-arabinofuranosidase produces the protein MSPSSARAVVNLDLPGATISRHLYGHFAEHLGRCIYGGFWVGEDSDIPNEGGIRLDVVEALRALRIPNLRWPGGCFADEYHWRDGIGPRDQRPRMVNTHWGNVEEDNSFGTHEFMALCELLGADPYVNGNVGSGTVREMSEWVEYLTRSGDSPMVALRRANGREEPWKVPFWGIGNEAWGCGGNMRAEAYADLARQYATFCRDHGDNKLYRIAAGANVDDYDWTEALMKSFGCDGCAGSKGGPFQAVSLHYYTMTGTWDDKGHATEFTDDDYYLTMVNARRIDELLRRHSTVMDRYDPCGKIGLVLDEWGTWWNVEEGTNPGFLYQQNSVRDALVASLHFDAFHARADRLVMANIAQTVNVLQAMILTDPDSGALVLTPTYHVFEMNVGHQDAASLAVHVDAPARDVNGVDLPLLSASASTKDDTALISLSHLDASSSRTVVLDLRGRDFTDYSARVLTASTLQAHNTPDDPDSVAPRPLDGIRLHDRGLELDLPPHSYTTVSLQLQP, from the coding sequence ATGTCACCCTCATCTGCCCGGGCCGTGGTCAACCTCGACCTTCCGGGGGCGACTATCAGTCGGCACTTGTACGGCCACTTCGCTGAGCATCTGGGGCGCTGTATCTATGGCGGCTTCTGGGTCGGTGAAGATTCCGATATCCCCAACGAGGGCGGCATCAGGCTCGATGTGGTCGAGGCACTGCGAGCGCTGCGAATCCCCAACCTGCGCTGGCCGGGTGGCTGCTTCGCGGACGAGTATCACTGGCGGGACGGGATCGGCCCGCGCGACCAACGCCCTCGGATGGTCAACACCCATTGGGGAAACGTCGAAGAGGACAATAGCTTCGGCACGCATGAGTTCATGGCGCTCTGCGAGCTGCTGGGTGCCGATCCGTACGTCAATGGCAACGTTGGTTCCGGCACGGTCCGGGAGATGAGCGAATGGGTCGAGTACCTCACGCGCTCGGGCGATTCGCCGATGGTCGCCCTCCGGCGGGCGAACGGCCGCGAAGAGCCGTGGAAGGTGCCGTTCTGGGGGATCGGCAACGAGGCCTGGGGTTGCGGCGGGAACATGCGCGCGGAGGCGTACGCCGATCTCGCCCGCCAGTACGCCACCTTCTGCCGCGACCATGGCGACAACAAGCTGTACCGGATCGCTGCCGGGGCCAACGTCGACGACTACGACTGGACCGAGGCGCTGATGAAGTCCTTCGGCTGCGACGGGTGCGCCGGGTCCAAGGGCGGTCCATTCCAGGCGGTGTCGCTGCACTACTACACGATGACCGGAACTTGGGATGACAAAGGTCATGCCACCGAGTTCACCGACGACGACTACTACCTCACGATGGTCAACGCCCGGCGAATCGACGAGTTGCTCCGTCGGCATTCCACGGTGATGGACCGGTACGACCCCTGCGGCAAGATCGGCCTCGTTCTCGACGAATGGGGCACCTGGTGGAATGTCGAGGAGGGCACCAATCCTGGCTTCCTCTATCAGCAGAACTCGGTCCGCGACGCCCTCGTCGCGAGCCTGCATTTCGACGCCTTCCACGCAAGAGCCGACCGGCTGGTGATGGCCAACATCGCGCAGACCGTCAACGTGCTGCAAGCGATGATCCTCACCGATCCCGACAGCGGGGCGCTGGTCCTGACGCCGACGTACCACGTGTTCGAGATGAACGTCGGTCACCAGGACGCGGCTTCGCTGGCCGTCCACGTCGACGCACCCGCACGCGACGTCAACGGCGTGGACCTCCCGCTGTTGTCGGCCTCGGCTTCGACCAAGGACGACACGGCCCTGATCTCGTTGTCCCACCTCGACGCTTCATCGAGCCGAACCGTCGTTCTCGACCTACGCGGACGGGACTTCACCGACTACTCGGCGCGCGTCTTGACGGCATCCACATTGCAGGCGCACAACACACCCGACGATCCCGATTCGGTGGCGCCTCGGCCGCTCGACGGCATTCGCCTTCACGACCGTGGTCTCGAGCTGGACCTGCCACCCCACTCCTACACCACCGTTTCCCTTCAACTGCAGCCCTAG
- a CDS encoding LysR family transcriptional regulator, producing the protein MLNLVHLKVLAAVARHRSVTEAAKELHYSQPSVSHHLARLEAAVGVKVVQRIGRGIRLTPEGELLAGRASEILGRLDAATTELAAQVGLQSGRVRVAANSSALSTIVTKAAISLTEAYPGIELIVFDRHPVEALQMLRRSEIDVAVVFRYADAPGEDDGLRLVHIGDDPIYLISQRPDDSIANHRQSGWIGGCERCLDELTTVCRREGFTPRIASHSDDMVVVQALVAAGVGVTTLPGLALQAHRHPDIHATRIDSSPRRLHAVTYGEPPDPPAATALIQALRDSVSS; encoded by the coding sequence ATGCTCAACCTGGTCCACCTCAAGGTCTTGGCCGCGGTGGCGCGGCACCGGTCGGTGACCGAAGCTGCCAAGGAGTTGCACTACTCCCAACCGTCGGTGAGTCACCACCTGGCTCGACTGGAAGCGGCGGTTGGCGTCAAGGTCGTTCAGCGCATCGGTCGTGGGATCCGACTGACCCCCGAAGGGGAGCTGCTGGCAGGCCGGGCCAGCGAGATCCTGGGCCGACTCGACGCGGCGACCACCGAACTCGCGGCACAGGTCGGCCTGCAATCCGGGCGGGTCCGCGTGGCCGCCAACTCGTCGGCACTGAGCACGATCGTGACCAAGGCGGCCATCTCGCTGACCGAGGCGTACCCGGGAATCGAACTGATCGTCTTCGATCGCCATCCCGTCGAGGCGTTGCAAATGCTGCGACGCAGCGAGATCGACGTCGCGGTCGTCTTCCGGTACGCCGACGCCCCGGGCGAGGACGACGGCCTCCGCCTCGTCCACATCGGCGATGACCCGATCTACCTCATCAGCCAACGCCCCGACGACAGCATCGCGAACCATCGCCAATCCGGCTGGATCGGCGGTTGCGAAAGGTGCCTGGACGAGCTGACCACCGTGTGCCGGCGAGAAGGCTTCACCCCACGCATCGCCTCACACAGCGACGACATGGTCGTCGTACAAGCCCTCGTCGCCGCCGGCGTAGGCGTCACGACCCTGCCAGGACTCGCCCTCCAAGCCCACCGCCACCCCGATATCCACGCCACCCGAATCGACAGCTCCCCCCGCCGCCTCCACGCCGTCACCTACGGCGAACCCCCAGACCCACCCGCCGCCACCGCCCTAATCCAAGCCCTCCGCGACTCGGTGAGCTCGTGA
- a CDS encoding carbohydrate ABC transporter permease, which produces MSSGQLTQARPPVAPTPTTATRTDKGRPKSGMRRARTFYLFVAPWVIGFVALTVFPLAYAFWLSLTDSDGLSPRTHFVGLENYVEIFKDPLTLSSLGRTGVFALVTVPLSIIAGLLLAVIVNLPIRARGLFRALIYLPAVVPPVGAALAFRLIFDRDAGAANGVLSGLGADPITWLVDPNVRYVLYALVLWGCGGAMIISLAGLQDIPRELTEAAQVDGANAWQSFIRITVPLLSPVILFQVITGVIGSLQSFAPLLLSSGSLSGAGAVPEGNYLFMIHVFAQYFSASRFGYASAMLWLLFAVILLVTLLIMKVSARTVFYTVEPEGKR; this is translated from the coding sequence GTGAGTTCCGGGCAGCTGACGCAGGCACGGCCACCGGTCGCGCCGACGCCCACTACGGCCACCCGCACGGACAAGGGCAGGCCTAAGTCCGGTATGCGCCGGGCGCGGACGTTCTACCTATTCGTCGCCCCCTGGGTGATCGGGTTCGTCGCGTTGACCGTCTTTCCGCTGGCCTATGCGTTCTGGCTCAGCCTGACGGACTCCGACGGGCTCTCGCCGCGGACACATTTCGTGGGGCTGGAGAACTACGTCGAGATCTTCAAGGATCCGCTGACGCTCAGTTCGCTTGGACGGACAGGTGTTTTCGCACTCGTGACGGTGCCACTATCGATCATCGCCGGCTTGCTGCTGGCGGTGATCGTGAATCTGCCGATTCGTGCGCGTGGGTTGTTCCGGGCGCTGATCTACCTGCCCGCGGTGGTTCCGCCGGTGGGCGCGGCGCTGGCGTTCCGGCTGATCTTCGACCGGGACGCGGGCGCGGCGAACGGCGTACTGAGTGGTCTCGGCGCCGACCCGATCACGTGGCTGGTGGACCCTAATGTCCGTTATGTGCTTTATGCGCTGGTGTTGTGGGGTTGTGGTGGGGCGATGATCATCTCGCTCGCCGGGCTGCAGGACATCCCCCGGGAGCTGACCGAGGCGGCTCAGGTGGACGGCGCGAATGCCTGGCAGTCGTTCATTAGAATCACCGTCCCGCTGCTGTCGCCGGTGATCCTCTTCCAGGTCATCACCGGAGTGATCGGTTCCCTGCAGTCGTTCGCGCCGTTGTTGCTGTCCTCGGGATCGCTGAGCGGAGCCGGTGCGGTGCCAGAGGGCAACTACCTCTTCATGATCCACGTGTTCGCGCAGTACTTCAGCGCGTCCCGTTTCGGATACGCGTCGGCGATGCTGTGGCTGCTGTTCGCCGTCATCCTGCTGGTCACCCTGCTGATCATGAAGGTCAGCGCCCGAACGGTGTTCTACACCGTCGAGCCGGAGGGAAAGCGATGA